One Sphingomonas kaistensis genomic window, GCAACGGCGCGTGAATGGTGAAGGGATCGCCTTCCACCCCCGCCTTGGTGGCGAGATTGGCCAGCCGCTCGAACGCCGCGACAAAATCGGGGCGGCAATCGGGATAGCCCGAATAGTCGAGCGCATTGACCCCTACGAACAGGTCGCACGCCCCGCTTGCCTCGGCAAGGCCGAGCGCGAGGCTCAGGAAAATCGTGTTGCGCGCCGGCACATAGGTTACCGGAATGCCTTCGCCCACGCCGTCCTTGGGCACCGCCACATCGCTTGTCAGCGCCGACCCGCCGAATGCGCGCAGGTCCATCGGCAGGATGACGTGCCGGTCGGCCAGATCGGCGGCGATCCGCTTGGCCGCCTCCAATTCCACTCGGTGGCGCTGCCCGTAATCGATCGTCAGCGCCGAGACCGAAAAGCCTCGCTCCCGCGCCAGCGCGGCGCAGACCATGGAATCAAGCCCGCCCGAAAGCAGGACAATGGCGATGGGACGGGGGTCGGTCATGGCGCGCGCGCCCATAGGACGAGGCTCTCCGAAAGGCAAAAAATGAAAGCCCGCCCCGAACGGCGGACGCCGAAAAAAGAAGGGCCGCCCCGAAAGGCGGCCCAGGTTCGGGCGCGATGGCCCGTCAGGGAGGAAAGCGTGCCATTCCAATCGGTCAGGCACAGCCACCTCTATATCCGCTTATGGTTAAACGACGCCTTAACGACCTGACGAAAGAGGACATTCCCCGACACGCCGCGCATAAACCGAAAAGTCGTACGGCTCGCCCCTACGGAAGCCCTGCGTGTCGAGTTTGAGCGAACGCGGCGTCGTCACGGTAATCTCCGACCGCCCGAATTCGCCTTGCCCGCATTCGAGACTCATCAGCAGTCGCCGCGGCGAATTGACAAGGATCGTGCGCTGGCAGCGGTCGCCGGCATGCGCATAGGTAGCAAGCAGCGTTAAGTCCTTCAGGCAGCCCCGCCGCGCCCCATTGCCGGTCGCATCGCGGCTCACTTCCCACAGGCCCGGCTCGACCCCCGGAAGCACGCTCGGCGCCTGCGCCGGCTGCGCCACGGCGGCGGCCGACAGCAGCAGCACGAAAGGCGCGACTCTTCTCATCGCGGTCATTCTAAAACGCCCGCCCTTAATCGAACGACAGCGGGAAGCTGGTCGAACAGAATTCGCAATTGACCCGGATCACGCCTTCCTCGTCCTTCATCTCCTCGCGCTCCTCTTCCGGAAAGCGGGCGATAACCGAGCGAACATAATCGGGATCGCAGCGGCAGCCGCGGCTCAGCGCCGCGCCGGCCAGCACACGGACCTCCTCTTCCTCGTGGAATAGGCGCCACACCAGCCCGTCGAGCGGCAGGTTTTCGTCGGTCAATTCCTCGGCCTTTACCGAGCCCGCCAGCACCGCGACATGGTCCCACTCGGGATTGTCGAGCCGGGTGTGTAGCCGTTCGCGCCCTTCCTCGCCCTCGGGCAGATGCTGGAACAGGATTCCGCCCGCCACCCAGCCATCCGCCTTTTTCTCGGCGGCCAGGCGGACGATCGACGGGATCTGCTCGGACTGGGCGAAATAGCTTTGCGCGGCGACGGCCAGGCTTTCGCCTTCCAGCGGCACGATGCCCTGATAACGCTCGTCGGTCGCCGGCTGGTCGAAGGTAATTGCCAGATAGCCCTCGCCGAACAGGGTCTTGAGCGTCGGTGCATGCGCCGCGTCGGCCAGCTTCACCGGATCGTGCCGGACATAGCCGCGCAATTCGCCGCCCTTGTAGTCGCAGACCAGCAGGTCGACGACTCCGCCCTGCGTCTGCGCCTGAAGCGTCAGTTGCCCGCCCGGATCCTTCAGGAGCGAGCCCAGCAGCGCGGTCAGCACCAGCGCTTCGGCCAGCATTCGTTCGATCGGCGGGGGATAATTGTGCGCGGACAGGATGGCGTCGAGCGAGGGGCCGATCCGGGCGGCCCGGCCACGGGCGTGGCGCGCCGGCACGGTCACGCCAAGCGCGGAATCGAGATTAGTGATGTCAGGGGTCATGGGAAGGAGATAGGAACCCCCTCCCCCGACCTCAACCGGTCAATCCGATACGGACGCCGGGCACCGTCTCAGACGGCGCGCGCCTCGCGGGCGGCTTCGTTGGCGTCACGGTGCGCATTGGTGCGCTCCAGCCGGTTGGCCATGGCTTCCCACGCCTCGGCGGCTTCGAGATTGCGGCGCTTCACATTTTCGAGATTGGCTGCGGCGGCATCGCGGCGGCATTCGGCGGCGCGCTCAGCATAGAATTGGAGGGTGGACATCGGGGGCTGTCTTCCTTCGGGGCTAGGGGGTTGCGGCGAAAAATCGGGAAGCGGCCCGCCACGCCATCACGCAGGCGGGCCGCTCCCAAAAATTGGCGTCAGGCGCTCTGCAGGTTCACTGCGCTCGCGCGGCCGTCGCGGCCGCTCTGCAGCTCGTACTGGACCTTCTGGTCGCGATCGAGCGTGCGCATGCCGGCTGCTTCCACCGCCGAAATGTGAACAAAAGCGTCGCCGCTTCCGTCCTCGGGCGAGATAAAGCCATAGCCCTTGTCGGCGTTGAAGAATTTGACGGTTCCGGTAATCATTTTGGTAGTCCTTCTCGTAGCGCCACCCGAGTGCCGGGCAGCACGCTAGGAGCAGCGAGGAGAGAAGGAAAAAGGAGCCGCAAAGCGCCGTAGACCGTCAAAACTTGCGACTGATAGCCCTGTCCATATGCGCCCAATCGGCAAAAATTACAACCTCGGGGCCACCGGCGCGCTACGGGTCCGAGGCACAAGCCTGTGCCTTCTTGCCTGATCGCCCGGGCACGCGCAGTGACAAGGTCATTTATCCATACCGCCCAACAGGAGCCTCGATCCCATGACCAAGAGCCTCGCCCTTCTCGCCGCCCTTGCCCTCGCCGGAACAACCGCCCTCGCCGCTCAGCCCAAGGCGCCGGCCGCCACCGCCGCTCCCGCCAAGGTCCAGGCCGGCAGCTACAAGGTCGATCCCAACCATACGCAGGTGGTCTGGTCGGTCGATCACTTCGGCTTTTCGCGCCTCTACGGCATGGTCGGCTCGATGAGCGGGACGCTCGACATCGACCCCGCCCGGCCCGCCGCCGCCAAGGTCGCGATCGACATCCCCTTGTCGGGCCTTACCGTCACCTCGCCCGGTTTCGCCAAGCATCTCGCCACCGCCGACCTCTTCGACGTCGCGCAATTCCCGACCGCCCGCTTCGTCTCGCGCAGCGTGTCTGTGCGCGGTAACCAGGCCACCATCCTTGGCGACCTCACCCTGCGCGGCATCACCAAGCCCTTGACCCTCGCCGCCCGCCTCCACGGCACCGGCGCCAACCCGATGAACAAGAAACAAACCGTCGGCTTCTCCGCCACCGCCAAGCTGAAGCGCAGCGACTTCAACCTGGGCTACGCGGTGCCCAACGTCTCGGACGACGTGAACCTCGAGATCACCGCCGCCTTCGAAAAGTAAGCTCGGCTCCAACCCGCCACCTCCTTGTTCCCACGCGAACTGACGCTATATTGCGTCAAAGGAGGTGGCGCATGAGCCTAGCGCAATATGCCGAAGGAGGGCTGTTTGCCCCCGCGAAGATTGCCGATCTGCTGCGCACCACCAGCCAGGAAGTGGCGGCATCGGCCGGTCTCGCCCGCGACGCGGTGCAGCGCCGTGAGCGGTTGAAGTCCGCCCGGACCCAAGGCCGCCTGCGCGAGATGATCGAGATCCTGAACAAGGTCGAACCGCGCTTCGGCTCGCCCCTCATGGCGTTCGCCTGGTATCGCTCCGAACCGCTCGCGGGCTTCGCCAACCAGACCGCGATGACCCTGGTCCAGCAAGGCCGCGCGGGCGACGTCCTCGCCTACATCGATGCGGTCGACGCCGGGGTGTTCGCCTGAGGTGGATTTCGACGGGCTACTCTACCGCTCCCTGAACCCGCTCTACGCCCGCCAGCCGCTGTCGGGCGAAGGTGCCGCTCGCTTCGGCGGTCGCTTCAATCCCAAGGGCACTCCGGCGCTCTACACCGCGCTGTCCATCGCCACCGCCATCCGCGAGGCCAATCAGGTCGGCGACCTCCAGCCCACCACGCTGGTCGCCTATCGCGCCACGTTGACCAACCTGTTCGACTGCCGCGACACGGCCGCGCTGGCTGATTTCGGCATGAC contains:
- a CDS encoding RES family NAD+ phosphorylase, with translation MDFDGLLYRSLNPLYARQPLSGEGAARFGGRFNPKGTPALYTALSIATAIREANQVGDLQPTTLVAYRATLTNLFDCRDTAALADFGMTADTLADPAWRQAMRRGGRAATQDFALALIAAGHPGLLVRSFARGADAHDLNIVLWRWTGNGARLTVIDDEARLA
- a CDS encoding DUF3617 domain-containing protein, whose product is MRRVAPFVLLLSAAAVAQPAQAPSVLPGVEPGLWEVSRDATGNGARRGCLKDLTLLATYAHAGDRCQRTILVNSPRRLLMSLECGQGEFGRSEITVTTPRSLKLDTQGFRRGEPYDFSVYARRVGECPLSSGR
- a CDS encoding YceI family protein; protein product: MTKSLALLAALALAGTTALAAQPKAPAATAAPAKVQAGSYKVDPNHTQVVWSVDHFGFSRLYGMVGSMSGTLDIDPARPAAAKVAIDIPLSGLTVTSPGFAKHLATADLFDVAQFPTARFVSRSVSVRGNQATILGDLTLRGITKPLTLAARLHGTGANPMNKKQTVGFSATAKLKRSDFNLGYAVPNVSDDVNLEITAAFEK
- a CDS encoding cold-shock protein, which translates into the protein MITGTVKFFNADKGYGFISPEDGSGDAFVHISAVEAAGMRTLDRDQKVQYELQSGRDGRASAVNLQSA
- the queC gene encoding 7-cyano-7-deazaguanine synthase QueC produces the protein MTDPRPIAIVLLSGGLDSMVCAALARERGFSVSALTIDYGQRHRVELEAAKRIAADLADRHVILPMDLRAFGGSALTSDVAVPKDGVGEGIPVTYVPARNTIFLSLALGLAEASGACDLFVGVNALDYSGYPDCRPDFVAAFERLANLATKAGVEGDPFTIHAPLQDMTKAEIAREAARLGLDAGQSHSCYDPGADGGACGTCDACRLRAMGFEQAGLPDPTRYAAAP
- a CDS encoding Hsp33 family molecular chaperone HslO, with protein sequence MTPDITNLDSALGVTVPARHARGRAARIGPSLDAILSAHNYPPPIERMLAEALVLTALLGSLLKDPGGQLTLQAQTQGGVVDLLVCDYKGGELRGYVRHDPVKLADAAHAPTLKTLFGEGYLAITFDQPATDERYQGIVPLEGESLAVAAQSYFAQSEQIPSIVRLAAEKKADGWVAGGILFQHLPEGEEGRERLHTRLDNPEWDHVAVLAGSVKAEELTDENLPLDGLVWRLFHEEEEVRVLAGAALSRGCRCDPDYVRSVIARFPEEEREEMKDEEGVIRVNCEFCSTSFPLSFD